TGTTCTTTTAGCAGGAAAAGAAAGGCTTAAAAGTGGTTTACAGTCGGCTTTAAGTTGTTGTGTTGATGCTTCGCACGCTTGGTGCTGATGCCCCGCACATGTCGTGCTGATACTTCGCACATGTCGTGCTGATGGTAAACACGAATCTTATTGGGAGGTAAAAATGCTGCGTTTCTAAGTATTTTAGGCTGCTATAATTATCAATGACATTCTGTATTGAGGGTATACTATTCTGGTTCTATTGGACAGCAAAAGAAGAATTTAATATTTTCAGAAGCATATACGTACATTATTATAAAAGTTAAAATAGCGTAATGGTAGTTCTATTCGGCATTATTTCAGTATTTTTGTACGTTATTTAGGCAATGAGAAATAAGAGCATTATATTCCTATTATCCTTTGTTGTTGTTTTTGCAATGGCAAGTGTCAATATGCCTGTGCCTCAAGGTAAGAAAACCAAGAAGGCTAAGGCAAGTGCTGTTGTGGTTGATACGCTATTGGAAAGACAAAGTCCAAAGGATGGTAAGGCGGTCGATAAGAATATCCCAGATACCACAAAGATGGATTCTCTTCAGTTGGCTATCTATCATCATAATAAAGCAATAGACGATTCTATTCGTGCCGATAGCATGATGCGTGCACGTTCGAATGGAATTGATGCACCTGTTAAGTATTCTGCAGAGGACTCTCTCGTTTATGATGCAGAGTCGGGTACAGCATATCTGTATGGTAACTCAAAGGTTGATTATGAGAATATGAAGCTTACGAGTGACAAGGTACATATGAATCTTGATAAAAGTACTGTGCGTGCAACAGGTACAGTCGATTCTACAGCAGAGGGTGGAATCAAGGGAAAGCCTGTCTTTACTATGGGTAAAGATGAATATAAGAGTGACACAATGGCTTTCAACTTTAAGTCAAAGAAAGGCTTGATTAAGGGTATTTATACCGAACAGCAAGATGGTTTCTTGAGTGGAGAAGTTGGAAAACGTGACTCTACGGGTTCTGTTTACTTGCAACATGGTCGTTACACTACTTGTGATAAGCCTCATCCAGACTTTTACATTGCTCTTTCTCGTGCAAAGGTTCGCCCAGGTAAGGATGTTGTCTTTGGACCAGCTTATCTCGTAGTGGCGGACGTTCCTTTACCATTGGCAATTCCATACGGCTTCTTTCCCTTCTCAAAGAAGTATTCAAGTGGATTTATTATGCCAAGCTATGGTGATGAAAGTGATCGTGGTTTCTATCTTCGTGATGGTGGTTACTACTTTGCCATTAGTGATAAGTGGGACTTGAAACTCTTAGGTGAAATCTACACCAGAGGTTCTTGGGGTGTTTCTGCAGCCAGCAACTACCGCAAGCGTTATAGATATTCAGGCTCATTCCTCTTTAGTTATCAGGATTCAAAGACTGGTGACAAAGGCTTGCCAGACTTTGCTGAACAGGAGAGTTTTAAGGTTCAGTGGAATCATCGCCAAGATCCGAAGGCGAATCCATATAGTTCGCTATCAGCAAGTGTGAACTTTGCGACATCAAGCTATGAGCGTAACAACCTCAATAGTATGTATAATCCGCAGACACTCACACAGTCTACGAGAACTTCTTCTGTAAGTTGGAGCACAGGTTTCTCAAGTATTGGACTCTCTTTGAGTGCTACTACAAACCTTGCACAGAATATGCGTGACTCTTCTATTCAGATAACACTGCCAGACTTGAACATTAGTTTGAGCCGATTCTATCCTTTCAAGCGTAAGCATCTTGTGGGTAAGGAACGTTGGTATGAGAAGATTTCGATGAGCTATACGGGTCAGTTGGCTAATTCTATCTCAACGAAGGAAGATAAACTCTTACACTCTAATCTGATTAAAGACTGGAAAAATGCTTTCCAGCATACAATCCCTGTACAGGCAAACTTCACCTTGTTTAATTATATCAATGTGACGCCATCTTTCAATTTCACGGACCGTATGTATTCTAAGAAAGTGACACGTGGATGGGATAATATACATCAGAAAGAGGTGGTAAGAGATACTACGTATGGTTTCCATAATGTTTACAACTGGAGTATGAGTGTGGGTGCCAGCACGAAATTATATGGTTTCTGGGTACCTAATAGAAAATTATTTGGCGATAAGATTCAGGCTATCCGCCATGTTATTACGCCACAGGTTTCTTTCTCATACTCACCAAACTTCGGTGCACGTCGTTATGGCTACTATGATAGCTATCAGTACACAGATGCAAGTGGTAACGTGAAACTTATTGAATACTCACCTTATCAAGATGAGCTTTATAGTGTGCCCGGTAAGTACAAGACTGAGATGATCAGTTGGGATGTTAGCAATAACATCGAAATGAAGATTAAGAGCGATAAGGATACTACTGGTTATAAGAAGATAAGTATCATTGATGAGTTAGGAGCAAGTATGTCTTACAATGCTGCAGCAGACTATCATCGTTGGAGTGACCTTAGTATGCGTCTGCGTTTGAAGTGGTGGAAGAATTATACCTTCTCAATGAATGCACAGTTTGCTACTTATGCTTACGAACTTGATGCTAATGGTAAGCCTTACGTAGGTAATCATACAGAGTGGGGATATGGTCGTTTACCTCGTTTCCAAGGTATGTCGCAGAACTTCTCATTCACTTTGAGTCCAGAGAAGTTGAAGAAGTGGTTCGGACGTAAGGATGATAAAGATGAGGATAAGGTGTCAGTAGATAGCGATGGCCCAGATACTAACATCGAATCAAACATGGATGATGACCTTGAAAAGGGAAAATATGCTGCTAAGAAGAAGCGTGGTAATATTGCTGAGACGGATGACGATGGTTACATGAGTTTCAATATGCCATGGTCATTGACAATCGGTTATGGTATTACGATGCGTGAGAATACAGCGGGTAGGTTCAATACTAAGACGATGCGTTACCCTTATAAGTTCACACAGACGTTGAACTTCTCTGGTAATATTCGTATCAGTGATGGCTGGAACATTAACTTCTCAAGTGGTTACGACTTTGAAAACCATGCGATGAGTATGACAACAGCCAGTCTGTCACGTGACCTCCACTGTTTTAATATGAGTGCTTCTGTAGTTTTAGCACCATATACATCTTACAACTTTACCTTCCGTTGTAATGCTGCAACGCTGACAGATGCGTTGAAGTATGATAAGCGAAGTGGTATTACGAATGCTATACAGTGGTATTAATAAGATAAAATGCACTTCATAAGACGGACGGTTCTCCCGTCCGTTATTGATTTGAATCCTTTTATAAACAATACAAACGTTTAAAAGAATATGAAGAAACAGACACAGGCTATTCATCAGCCTTATAAGCGTAGAGATGCATATGATGCGTTGAGTATGCCCATCTATAATGCGGTTGCTTTTGAGTTTGATAATGCAAAAGTGATGGCTGATGCCTTTTGTGGACGTATTGATGCGCCTGATTATTCACGTGTGGAGAACCCAACAGTGACTAATCTCGAACAGCGTGTTAAGGCTTTGACGGGTGCTGAGAATGTTATTGCTCTCAACTCGGGTATGGCTGCTATCAGTAATACGCTTTTTTCTGTTGTTGAACAGGGTAAGAACGTTATCACGTCACGCCATCTCTTTGGTAATACCTACTCTTTGCTTACATCAACACTAAGTAGATTGGGAGTAGAGGCAAGACTTTGTGACCTTACAGATGTTGAGGCTGTAGAACGATTGATAGATGATAATACGTGTTGTCTGTTCCTTGAAATTATGACAAATCCTCAACTTGAGGTGGTTGATGTACGTGCTTTGGCTACAATAGCGCACCAACATGGCATCCCTGTCATTGCTGATACTACGCTTATTCCTTTTACACAGTTCTCTGCAAAGGACTTGGGAATTGACGTTGAGGTTGTTTCAAGTACAAAATATATTAGTGGTGGTGCAACTTCTTTGGGTGGTCTTGTTATTGATTATGGTACGTTCCCTTCTATTGGTAAGCGCCTCTTGAATGAGATGCTCTTTAACCTTGGAGCTTATATGACACCACAGGTTGCCTATATGCAGACCTTAGGCTTAGAGACTTTGGATGTACGCTATCGTGTTCAAGCAGGTAATGCCTTGGAGTTGGCACAAAGACTACGTACGCTCAAACTTATTTGTAAGGTGAATTATGTGGGCTTGGAGGATAATCCTTATCATCAGTTGGCTGTGAGTCAGTATGGTGAAACAGCGGGAGCAATGGTCACAATAGACTTAGAGAGTCAAGAGGCTTGCTTCAGAATGCTCGATAACTTGAAACTCATTCATCGTGCAACTAACCTCTTTGATAATCGTACCTTGGCTATCCACCCAGCAAGTACTATCTTTGGACTTTTCACTGCTGAGGAGCGTGCAGCAATGGATGTGCAAGACACTACCATACGTCTCAGTATTGGTTTGGAAAGTGTTGATGATTTATTTGATGATATTAAGCAAGCTTTGGAAGCATGATAAAGACTTATAATTTTGATGAAGTAATCGACCGTTCGGGAAGTGGTGACTTGAAGCATGAGGCACTTCTTCCACGTTGGGGACGTAATGACCTGCTACCTCTATGGGTGGCTGATATGGATTTTGCTACTCCTGATTTCGTTGTGGATGCCCTCAAAGAGCGTCTTTCACATCCGATTTTCGGTTATACTATCGAACCAACCGACTATCGCCTCGCTATCATCGACTGGATACGTGCGCATCATGATTGGGAAGTTAAGTCAGAGTGGCTGAGTTTTATTCCTGGTATTGTTAGGGGTATCGGCTTTGTGGTGAATGTATTTACGGAACTTGACGAAAAAGTTATTATACAACCACCTGTCTATCATCCATTCCGTTTGACGCCAGAGGCTAATCATCGTAAGGTGGTTTTCAATCCGCTTCGTCTCCGTGAGGATGGATATTATGACATGGATTTTGATAATCTTGCAGAGGTTTGCGATGATAAATGCCGTGTACTTATCCTCTCTAATCCTCATAACCCTGCAGGATTATGTTGGTCAGAAGAGACATTACGTCGCTTGGCAGACTTCTGCTACGAGCATAATATTCTTGTCATTAGCGATGAGATACATAGCGATATGGATCTCTTTGGCAATCGTCATATACCATTTGCAAGTGTGTCAGAGCGTGCTGCGGAAATTAGTATTACTTTTGCAGCACCGACAAAGACCTTTAATATGGCAGGTATTGTTAGTTCATTTGCTATCGTTCCAAACGAAGAACTGCGCAATCGCTTCTATGGTTGGTTGAAGGCTAACGAATTAGATGAGCCTACGCTCTTTGCACCAATAGCCACGATAGCTGCTTATCGAAAGGGAGAGGAGTGGCGTAAGCAGATGTTGGCGTATGTAGAAGACAATGTTCTCTTTGTCGAAGATTTCTGTCGTGAACATATTCCAAGTGTTCGTCCACTTCGTCCACAGGCAAGTTTCCTTGTTTGGTTGGATTGTCATGGATTGGGATTGAAGCATAAAGAACTGTTGAATCTCTTTATTGATAAGGCTCATCTTGCGTTGAACGATGGTAGAATGTTTGGTCCTGGTGGAGAAGGCTTTATGCGTTTGAATGTGGGTACACCGCGTTCTATACTTCGTCAGGCGTTGGAACAGTTGGCGAAAGCTGTAAATGAATAATAAAACAGAATTGTTATGGAAGCATTAGAAGCATTGTTAACACGTCGTAGCATACGTGCTTATGAAGAGCGTATGCCTGCACAGGAGTTGATTGATAAGGTGATGGAGGCTGGTCTTTACGCTGCAAGCGGAAAGAATATGCAGACTGCTATCATCGTTGAAGTGACTAATAAAGAGGTATGTAACCGCTTATCGGCGATTAATGGTGAGATAATGGGCGTAACGAGTGACCCTTTCTATGGTGCGCCCGTAGTCCTTGCAGTGTTGGCGGATAAGAGTAGTCCTAATCATGTTTATGATGGTGCGTTGATGATGGGCAATCTTATGAACGCTGCTCATGCTTTAGGTTTGGGTAGCTGTTGGATTAATCGTGCCAAGCAAACTTTTGAGCGCGAAGATGGAAAGCAGATGTTGAAAGAGTGGGGTATAGAAGGCGATTATGAAGGTATCGGCTTCTGTATTCTTGGTTACGCAGCAAAGGAAGGCAAGACCTTATCACGCAAGGAAAATCGTATTTTCTATGTGAAGTAAGGAGTTGAATCAGTGCTACCTGATAAACATAGGTTGTTCTGTCTTAAGACATTCCCTTGAAGCGTATGTCTTTCTGCATTCTGTCTTCATTCTTTGAAAAGTTATTCAAAGACCCTACCAAAAAGTTCGCGAACTTTTTTTGATTTATTCTTGATTAAAGCTAATCCTTTCCCATAAATAATTTGTGGAGAGAGGAGAAGCCTCTCAACTCCCCCGAACGAGGAAGAGCCCCATTTGCAGAATATTCGCCATAAGGCTTACATTATAAGGTTTACGCTAAAAATCTTTGCTGTATGCCGTTTGGTTTATCATCCACAATAATGCATTCAAACATGTGGGGGTATCTCGGTGTTCACTCCCCTCTCCAATAGGAGAGGGGTTGGGGGTGAGGCTGCTTCCTACTCTGGCACTGGTCCAGGATTCTTTCCACTTCCCTCGTCTTTATGAGAAGGTTTTGGACTGGACTTTTCCTCCTTCACTGTTTCATACGAGTTATTACGCAGCGCAGCTTTCAGTTCTACACCTGGCGTAAACGTTACACGTGGCTTAATCGTCTCGGTCTTAAAAGCCTTTTCCGTCGCAGTTCCCTCGCTTGATAATGTCAGGCGCATCGTGCCAAACTCGCCCAACTGCACGCTAAAGCCGTCACGAAGATAATGAGGCAGGCAATCCATAAAGTTTGCCAGCACGTTCTCAATGTCACCACGTGTCAGCGAAGAACGCCCCGCAATGTCATGCGCAATATCTCGCAGGGTCTTTTTCCCTACGTTCACAGGACTTGCATAAAACTTACCCGGTCCAGTCTTTGTACCCGGCTTTCTTCTTTCAATCAATTTGATTTTCATTGTGTTTAAGATTTTATTAGTTATTACTTACTTGTGCTGCACATTGCAGCAACACGTTTTTCATTAGTTTCTTTCTTTTACCCAGTTTGATAGGCTCAATCAAAGCGTGTTTGTTCACTATTCAAAAGAAATAAAAACCTCCGCAAAGCTTTGAAAATCCGCACGATGCAAAGGTTTAAAACGCATATTTGGTCAGAGTAAAATTTCTAACGGGTCGGAAGAAAATTTCTAACGGGTTAGAAATTTACGGGGAACGTGTTAGCGAGAAATTTCTAACGGGTTAGAAATTTTCTTGCAACCCGTTAGATTTTCTCTTATCTCTCATCCTCCCTTTATCCAGTTAGGCGCCCTCCCCTTTCGGGGAGGGTCGGGGTGGGGCTTTTAGGACTACTCAAACCCGCCGACCCTCATCCCGTAGTCGCGGGTGAAGCCGTTCACGCTGACGTTGCCACTGCCGAAGCCCAGGAAGTATGCGAGGGTGCGGCTCCCTGGGAAAGCACTTGACGACCAATAGTTGCCGCCGTCACGAATGTAGTACAGCTCACCAGAGTAGTAGTAACCCAAGGCAGGAAGGTAGAAGTAATTACCTGCATCGGCGGCGGAAGGGATGCCAGAGTTGTTGATACTATTGCTGCCGTTGATGTAGTACTTCCATGTTGTACGCAAGTCGGTTGAACCGTCGGCAGATTTCTCGGTGTCGTAATGATGCTCTGTCAGTAGAACAGACTTCTTCTTAAACCACATACCACCTTTATATAAATGACCCATAGTTGTCCATAATTCATCTGTATCCCAACGTGGATCGCCGTACATGCAATACCAAGACAGCTCGTTAGCGTTTGGAAGGTCTTTGCATGATGCGTGAGTGGCATCGAAGCGACCTGAACCGCCGCCCTCGTGGTAGTAACGAGAGTCAGTGTTGCTCTTGGGGTAGTTTGGATTAGCTGGCTGTGTCGTAAGTGTTGGCTGCCATGGAGCTGCGCTATTCCATTCATGACCTGCCCAATAATTCTGCTGAGCATCCCACATGTAATACTTTGTTCCGTCGTAATCACGTACATTAAGGTTTGCAGTGATATTATAATATTTGTTTTGGTCGTAGGTAGCTGATGATAATATCTTGGTTATAGTTCCCTCTACGTTTGTTGCAATGTCCTTCACCCAATAACGTATCTTGAGTGTATGGGTGCCTGGCTTTATAACTACGTAAGAACCATTGGTAGCGGCGCTTGTGGAGTTGTTAGTTAAAGGGAAACCGTTAGGGTATGCTCCGCTACCACCTGTTGAAACAATAATTTGCTTACCTGTACCTGTGCCTGTGAGTTTGCCTGTTGTTGGGTCAAGGGTGTAAGTATCGGTAATATCATTGTCTGAATTTACCTCTACTTTGGTTAGGTAACAATTATGCAAAATAGTGTTGCTCGTGCGTGGCAAGAGGAGGAGATATGCAGCCTTATGGTCAAGGGTAAAAGCGAACTGCTGTTTTCCTGATACTTTAGTTGCTGTTGCCATACCGCAATCGCCTGCTGCACCGAAGTGAGATGTAGTGTTTGGCTCTGCTTGACTTTGAGAAGCAGTGATAACAGCTTGGTCATTGCTACCGCCTTGACCTGGATAGTAAACCTCGTATGACGTGTGGGCTGTGTAAATGCC
The Prevotella melaninogenica DNA segment above includes these coding regions:
- a CDS encoding putative LPS assembly protein LptD, with the translated sequence MRNKSIIFLLSFVVVFAMASVNMPVPQGKKTKKAKASAVVVDTLLERQSPKDGKAVDKNIPDTTKMDSLQLAIYHHNKAIDDSIRADSMMRARSNGIDAPVKYSAEDSLVYDAESGTAYLYGNSKVDYENMKLTSDKVHMNLDKSTVRATGTVDSTAEGGIKGKPVFTMGKDEYKSDTMAFNFKSKKGLIKGIYTEQQDGFLSGEVGKRDSTGSVYLQHGRYTTCDKPHPDFYIALSRAKVRPGKDVVFGPAYLVVADVPLPLAIPYGFFPFSKKYSSGFIMPSYGDESDRGFYLRDGGYYFAISDKWDLKLLGEIYTRGSWGVSAASNYRKRYRYSGSFLFSYQDSKTGDKGLPDFAEQESFKVQWNHRQDPKANPYSSLSASVNFATSSYERNNLNSMYNPQTLTQSTRTSSVSWSTGFSSIGLSLSATTNLAQNMRDSSIQITLPDLNISLSRFYPFKRKHLVGKERWYEKISMSYTGQLANSISTKEDKLLHSNLIKDWKNAFQHTIPVQANFTLFNYINVTPSFNFTDRMYSKKVTRGWDNIHQKEVVRDTTYGFHNVYNWSMSVGASTKLYGFWVPNRKLFGDKIQAIRHVITPQVSFSYSPNFGARRYGYYDSYQYTDASGNVKLIEYSPYQDELYSVPGKYKTEMISWDVSNNIEMKIKSDKDTTGYKKISIIDELGASMSYNAAADYHRWSDLSMRLRLKWWKNYTFSMNAQFATYAYELDANGKPYVGNHTEWGYGRLPRFQGMSQNFSFTLSPEKLKKWFGRKDDKDEDKVSVDSDGPDTNIESNMDDDLEKGKYAAKKKRGNIAETDDDGYMSFNMPWSLTIGYGITMRENTAGRFNTKTMRYPYKFTQTLNFSGNIRISDGWNINFSSGYDFENHAMSMTTASLSRDLHCFNMSASVVLAPYTSYNFTFRCNAATLTDALKYDKRSGITNAIQWY
- a CDS encoding trans-sulfuration enzyme family protein, with amino-acid sequence MKKQTQAIHQPYKRRDAYDALSMPIYNAVAFEFDNAKVMADAFCGRIDAPDYSRVENPTVTNLEQRVKALTGAENVIALNSGMAAISNTLFSVVEQGKNVITSRHLFGNTYSLLTSTLSRLGVEARLCDLTDVEAVERLIDDNTCCLFLEIMTNPQLEVVDVRALATIAHQHGIPVIADTTLIPFTQFSAKDLGIDVEVVSSTKYISGGATSLGGLVIDYGTFPSIGKRLLNEMLFNLGAYMTPQVAYMQTLGLETLDVRYRVQAGNALELAQRLRTLKLICKVNYVGLEDNPYHQLAVSQYGETAGAMVTIDLESQEACFRMLDNLKLIHRATNLFDNRTLAIHPASTIFGLFTAEERAAMDVQDTTIRLSIGLESVDDLFDDIKQALEA
- a CDS encoding MalY/PatB family protein encodes the protein MIKTYNFDEVIDRSGSGDLKHEALLPRWGRNDLLPLWVADMDFATPDFVVDALKERLSHPIFGYTIEPTDYRLAIIDWIRAHHDWEVKSEWLSFIPGIVRGIGFVVNVFTELDEKVIIQPPVYHPFRLTPEANHRKVVFNPLRLREDGYYDMDFDNLAEVCDDKCRVLILSNPHNPAGLCWSEETLRRLADFCYEHNILVISDEIHSDMDLFGNRHIPFASVSERAAEISITFAAPTKTFNMAGIVSSFAIVPNEELRNRFYGWLKANELDEPTLFAPIATIAAYRKGEEWRKQMLAYVEDNVLFVEDFCREHIPSVRPLRPQASFLVWLDCHGLGLKHKELLNLFIDKAHLALNDGRMFGPGGEGFMRLNVGTPRSILRQALEQLAKAVNE
- a CDS encoding nitroreductase, whose translation is MEALEALLTRRSIRAYEERMPAQELIDKVMEAGLYAASGKNMQTAIIVEVTNKEVCNRLSAINGEIMGVTSDPFYGAPVVLAVLADKSSPNHVYDGALMMGNLMNAAHALGLGSCWINRAKQTFEREDGKQMLKEWGIEGDYEGIGFCILGYAAKEGKTLSRKENRIFYVK
- a CDS encoding HU family DNA-binding protein, with the translated sequence MKIKLIERRKPGTKTGPGKFYASPVNVGKKTLRDIAHDIAGRSSLTRGDIENVLANFMDCLPHYLRDGFSVQLGEFGTMRLTLSSEGTATEKAFKTETIKPRVTFTPGVELKAALRNNSYETVKEEKSSPKPSHKDEGSGKNPGPVPE